The Myotis daubentonii chromosome 1, mMyoDau2.1, whole genome shotgun sequence genome includes the window GCTCGCTGGGAGGGCAGCTGGCGCTGCATTGCAGGCCTCACTGGACCTGGGAGGGGGCGAGGCCCGGTCCTGAATTCCTGACATGCAACGGGGTTCGCAGCCTAGCCCCTCCGAGCCTCCCGTAAGCAGCACCCAGCTTCCTTGCCCGGGAGGCCCCTGCAGACTATCCTTACTCTGTAGTGGCTGCAGCCTTGGGGAGCCGATGGGCTAGGCTCCACGTGCCTGTACCACCACCCCCGAGGGCAGTCaggtggggcgtggccagccGGGGTCAGAGTGGCAGTAGATGCTAGGGATGCTtgtggtttggttttggtttttctttttgtacCGCATGCTTCCTGGGAAAATATAACCAACAGAGTTGAGGCtcttgactttttaaagaagaaagtatGTAAATTTCATCCCCATGAGACCAGGACCGAGTTCTAGCTCTGACCTTCCCTTTGCTCACGGTGGGTCCCAGCATGGCCTTCTTTGTTCCTGTGTCGTAAGCCCTGCCCTCGGCACCACAGTGTGGGGGGCTGGAGTGCCTgcaggggcctgggccctgactggggcctCAGACGTAGGGTCTGGTCACCGCACCACAAACACTTCCCTCTTTGCCATGCCCACCTTGTCATCAGCCCAGCCGCATGGAGGGCTGGTTTCTTGGGTTCCAGTTTGGCCTGTGGGGGTACAGAAACCAGCCCAATGTTGCGGGGTGAGTGTTGCTGGGCGGAAGGCAGCGTGTGTCAGGAGAGCAGGCGGAGGGGTGGAGGCTGCGGGCACCGAGTGCTGCTGGGGCACTGGCTTTCTGAAGTGGCTTTGGCGGTTGAGTTAAGGAAGAGGCCTCTTGGCAGGAGGAAAGGATTGAGGGAGTTGTACGTTTCCTCCTGTTAATAACCCTGATGTGCTTGGTGACCTCGCAGAGTGAGTGCTCAGCCCGCAGACGTCAGAGAGCGACTCCGCACGGGGCTGTCGGGGCTGTCGGGAATGAGAGCCCGCCCCTTTCGGAGGCGCTTCCAGCCAGGGAGTGTCAGCCACAGGGGCGGGGCCCTTCCGGTGCCCAGAGATGGACAGCACGGTAGAATGGGGTCCCTCTTGTAGCCAGGGAACCTGGCCATGAACTCTGGACCACTCTGTTCTCTAGTCTGGGAATGAGGTTAGACTGGGAGGAGCAGGACACCCGGTGCTCTGTGGCCTTGCCCACCTGTGTCCCTTCACAGACAGATAACTTCCCACCTCACATGCAGCACTAATGGGTGAAACACCAGCACCAGGTGGGCCCTGCTAGTCTATTTCAGGAACCAGCAGCCAGTTCAGATCTCAGAGGAGGGCTCCGGTCTCAGCTCTGCCCCCGGGTCCGCTGAGGCCTGGCGAGTGTCCACATCTCTGGATTCACTTTGTCCAGGAGAGGGCATGGACTGTGTGGGGAGGGGTCATGATGGGACAGGAGTAGTCCAGGTCGCCTTGGGGAAAGGTTGAGGGGATTTGTGGGAACCCTGAGTCTGACCCTCTGGCTTTGGGAATGACTCTGACCTTTGTCGTTGTAGGAAGACATGGCTGCTCACGTAGGGGCCTCCCGGACTCCCCAGGAAGTGATGGAGCATTACGTAAGCATGTACATCCACGGCAACCTGGGGAAGGCCTGCATCCCCGACACCATCCCCAACCGGGTGACCGACCACACCTGCCCCAGTGGAGGccccctctctcccagcctcaccacccCCTTGCCTCCCCTAGACATCTCGGTGGccgagcagcagcagctgggctaCATGCCGCTGCGCGACGACTACGAGATCGAGTACGACCAGGACGCCGAGACGCTCATCAGCGGGCTCTCGGTCAACTACGACGACGACGACGTGGAGATCGAGCTCAAGCGCGCGCACGTGGACATGTACGTGCGGAAGCTGCGGGAGCGGCAGCGGCGCAAGAACATCGCCCGCGACTACAACCTGGTGCCGGCCTTCCTGGGCAAGGACAAGAAGGAGCGCGAGAAGGCGGCCAAGCGCAAGGTCACCAAGGAGGAGCGCGAGCTGCGGCTGAAGCTGCGGCCGCTCTACCAGTTCATGTCCTGCAAGGAGTTCGACGACCTGTTCGAGAACATGCACAAGGAGAAGATGCTGCGCGCCAAGATCCGGGAGCTGCAGCGGTACCGGCGCAACGGGATCACCAAGATGGAGGAGTCGGCCGAGTACGAGGCGGCCCGGCACAAGCGGGAGAAGCGGAAGGAGAACCGGAACTCGGCGGGCGCCAAGCGCGGGCGGGAGGACGCCAAGGACGGCGAGTTCGCCGCCATCGAGAACCTGCCGGGCTTCGAGCTGCTGTCGGACCGCGAGAAGGCGCTCTGCAGCTCCCTGAACCTGAGCCCCGCGCGCTACGTGACC containing:
- the TADA2B gene encoding transcriptional adapter 2-beta, with translation MAELGKKYCVYCLAEVSPLRFRCTECQDIELCPECFSAGAEIGHHRRYHGYQLVDGGRFTLWGPEAEGGWTSREEQLLLDAIEQFGFGNWEDMAAHVGASRTPQEVMEHYVSMYIHGNLGKACIPDTIPNRVTDHTCPSGGPLSPSLTTPLPPLDISVAEQQQLGYMPLRDDYEIEYDQDAETLISGLSVNYDDDDVEIELKRAHVDMYVRKLRERQRRKNIARDYNLVPAFLGKDKKEREKAAKRKVTKEERELRLKLRPLYQFMSCKEFDDLFENMHKEKMLRAKIRELQRYRRNGITKMEESAEYEAARHKREKRKENRNSAGAKRGREDAKDGEFAAIENLPGFELLSDREKALCSSLNLSPARYVTAKTIIIKDHLQKRQGIPSKSRLPSYLDKVLKKRILTFLTESGWIARDAS